A single Pseudodesulfovibrio aespoeensis Aspo-2 DNA region contains:
- the nadB gene encoding L-aspartate oxidase gives MPETANSLRLTCDALVIGSGIAGSVAALTLADQGMDVIVATAGDNLTRGNTALAQGGIVFRSEDDDPKTLEHDIRIAGWDYNYGRAVRFLCRRGPEVLQELFLDKYDISFNQRKPGDWYLTKEGGHSLARILYCDDHTGKNIIDTLSAHIERHPNIRVLTRHTAIDLLTTQHHAKHPDFKYNLTNRCVGAYCLNEISSRVETILAKTTLLATGGVGQVYLHTTNTSGSIGSGLAMAYRAGVRLMNCEYVQFHPTALYGGSRRGERRFLVSEAVRGEGAVLVNGQGERFMPKHDARADLAPRDIVTRAIMEEMLHSGEDSVYLDTSGIRHDVKKRFPTIYEYCQQIGVDMRHDPVPVVPAAHYFCGGIMVDTHGRTSLDHLYAAGECSCTGVHGANRLASTSLLEGLLWGYSAAMDIAAHTTRNLAAQRKVNENIPDWVDHGCKLNEDPALIAQDWANIRNTMWNYVGISRTERRLMRAFSDLRKLTKDLQDFYYETVLSKSLIDLFHGSQTAYIITQAALRNRQTMGCHFRTD, from the coding sequence ATGCCTGAAACCGCCAATTCCCTCCGCCTGACCTGCGACGCCCTGGTCATCGGCTCCGGCATCGCCGGATCCGTGGCCGCCCTGACCCTGGCCGACCAGGGCATGGATGTCATCGTCGCCACAGCCGGGGACAACCTGACCCGCGGCAACACGGCCCTGGCCCAGGGGGGCATCGTGTTCAGGAGCGAGGACGACGATCCCAAGACGCTGGAACACGACATCCGCATAGCGGGCTGGGACTACAATTATGGCCGCGCCGTGCGCTTTTTGTGCCGCAGGGGGCCGGAAGTGCTCCAGGAGCTGTTCCTGGACAAGTACGACATCTCCTTCAACCAGCGAAAGCCCGGCGACTGGTATCTGACCAAGGAGGGCGGCCACTCCCTGGCGCGCATCCTCTACTGCGACGACCACACCGGCAAAAACATCATCGACACCCTGAGCGCCCATATCGAGCGCCACCCCAATATCCGGGTGCTCACCCGGCACACGGCCATTGACCTGCTGACCACCCAGCATCACGCCAAACATCCGGATTTCAAGTATAATCTTACAAACCGGTGTGTGGGCGCATACTGCCTCAACGAGATCAGTTCCAGGGTCGAGACCATCCTGGCGAAAACAACCCTGCTGGCCACAGGCGGCGTCGGGCAGGTCTACCTGCACACCACCAATACCTCCGGCTCCATCGGCTCCGGCCTGGCCATGGCCTACCGCGCCGGAGTGCGGCTCATGAACTGCGAATACGTCCAGTTTCACCCCACGGCCCTGTACGGCGGCTCCCGGCGCGGCGAGCGGCGCTTCCTCGTCTCCGAGGCGGTACGCGGCGAGGGCGCTGTCCTGGTCAACGGCCAGGGCGAACGGTTCATGCCCAAGCATGATGCCAGGGCCGATCTCGCCCCGCGCGACATCGTCACCAGGGCAATCATGGAAGAGATGCTCCACTCGGGCGAGGACAGCGTCTACCTCGACACGTCGGGCATCAGGCATGACGTAAAAAAGCGATTTCCCACCATTTACGAATACTGCCAGCAGATCGGCGTGGACATGCGCCACGACCCGGTGCCCGTGGTTCCGGCGGCTCATTATTTTTGCGGCGGCATCATGGTGGACACCCACGGGCGCACCAGTCTCGACCACCTCTACGCGGCAGGGGAATGCAGCTGCACAGGTGTCCACGGCGCCAACCGGCTGGCCAGCACCTCGCTGCTCGAAGGGCTGCTGTGGGGCTACAGCGCGGCCATGGACATCGCCGCGCACACGACGCGCAACCTGGCGGCCCAGCGCAAGGTCAATGAAAACATCCCCGACTGGGTGGACCACGGATGCAAACTCAATGAAGACCCGGCCCTGATCGCCCAGGACTGGGCCAACATCCGCAACACCATGTGGAACTACGTCGGCATCTCGCGTACCGAGCGGCGGCTCATGCGGGCCTTCTCGGATCTGCGCAAGCTAACCAAGGATCTCCAGGACTTCTATTACGAGACCGTGCTCAGCAAATCCCTCATCGACCTCTTCCACGGTTCGCAGACGGCCTACATCATCACCCAGGCGGCCCTGCGCAACAGGCAGACCATGGGCTGCCATTTCCGGACCGATTAG
- a CDS encoding TrkH family potassium uptake protein, with protein MRWRYVLHVIGALVACIGLTMILPLAWGVYYDDGSAWPLAESLGITVASGAFVFFAFRDPAASRAAMSHREGMAIVALGWFAAGVFGGLPFYLGGTFESVADCVFESLSGFTTTGSTVLADIEAVPRGILFWRSLTHWLGGMGIIVLSLAILPFLGVGGMQLYRAEVPGPSPDKLKPRIKDTAMTLWKVYLVFSVAETILLMFGGMDLFEALCHTFGTMATGGFSTRNASVAAFDSVYIDTVITVFMLIAGVNFSLHYLLLKWHPSALIRNPEFRVFAGMVLFFVIIVTVAVLVGGNYDSGGDAVRYAAFQVASIITTTGFATADYELWPGLAQAVLLFCMFVGGCAGSTAGGMKVMRVMLLLKHSYKELFRLIHPRAVSRVKMGRVVVQDDVMSGVWGFFILWLGLFVLAALVVAASGVDVVTSFASALACIGNIGPGIGGVGPMDNYAWLPDTAKWALTFCMVLGRLEIYTVIVLFVPEFWRK; from the coding sequence CCTTCCCCTGGCCTGGGGCGTGTATTACGACGACGGCTCGGCCTGGCCCCTGGCCGAGTCCCTGGGCATCACCGTGGCCTCCGGCGCGTTCGTGTTCTTCGCCTTCCGCGATCCTGCGGCGTCCAGGGCGGCCATGTCCCACCGCGAAGGCATGGCCATCGTGGCTCTGGGCTGGTTTGCGGCGGGCGTGTTCGGCGGGCTGCCGTTCTATCTGGGCGGCACCTTCGAATCCGTGGCTGATTGCGTGTTCGAGTCGCTTTCCGGGTTCACCACCACCGGTTCCACCGTGCTGGCGGATATCGAGGCCGTGCCGCGCGGCATCCTGTTCTGGCGCAGCCTGACCCACTGGCTGGGCGGCATGGGCATCATCGTCCTGTCCCTGGCCATCCTGCCGTTTCTCGGGGTTGGCGGCATGCAGCTCTACCGGGCCGAGGTGCCCGGTCCGTCGCCGGACAAGCTCAAGCCGCGCATCAAGGACACGGCCATGACCCTGTGGAAGGTCTATCTGGTCTTCAGCGTGGCCGAGACTATCCTGCTGATGTTCGGCGGCATGGACCTGTTCGAGGCGCTGTGCCATACCTTCGGCACCATGGCCACCGGCGGGTTTTCCACGCGCAACGCCTCGGTGGCCGCCTTTGACAGCGTGTACATCGACACGGTCATCACGGTGTTCATGCTCATTGCGGGCGTCAATTTTTCCCTGCATTACCTGCTGCTCAAGTGGCACCCCTCGGCCTTGATCAGGAACCCGGAGTTCCGGGTCTTCGCGGGCATGGTCCTGTTTTTCGTCATCATCGTCACCGTGGCCGTGCTGGTCGGCGGCAACTATGACAGCGGAGGCGATGCCGTGCGTTACGCCGCCTTCCAGGTGGCCTCCATCATCACCACCACGGGATTTGCCACGGCGGATTATGAGCTGTGGCCGGGGCTTGCCCAGGCCGTCCTCCTGTTTTGCATGTTTGTCGGCGGGTGTGCCGGGTCCACGGCGGGCGGCATGAAGGTCATGCGCGTCATGCTGCTGCTCAAGCACTCCTACAAGGAGCTTTTCCGGCTCATCCATCCCCGGGCCGTGAGCCGGGTCAAGATGGGCAGGGTGGTGGTCCAGGACGACGTCATGAGCGGCGTCTGGGGATTCTTCATCCTGTGGCTGGGGCTTTTTGTCCTGGCCGCCCTGGTGGTGGCCGCCTCCGGGGTGGACGTGGTCACCTCCTTTGCCTCGGCCCTGGCCTGCATCGGCAACATCGGTCCGGGCATCGGCGGAGTTGGCCCCATGGACAATTACGCGTGGCTGCCAGATACCGCCAAGTGGGCGCTGACCTTCTGCATGGTCCTGGGCAGGCTCGAAATCTATACGGTGATCGTTCTTTTCGTTCCCGAATTCTGGCGCAAGTAG